In the Armatimonas rosea genome, TGCAGCAGGAGGCGTCCGATGAAGCGCTGATGGAGAGGGCGCAGAGCGGGGATCGTGAGGCGTTTGCCACGCTCTACGTGCGGCATCGTCCGGCGCTGGCGGCGTTTCTGACGCGCTTCACGGGGAGTGCGACTCTGGCGGAGGACCTAGCCCAAGAGAGCTTTGTGCGCCTCTGGGAGGCGCGGGCGCGCTTTGAGACGCGGCGCAAGTTTCGAGTCTGGCTCTATGTTGCGGCGAAGAACCTGGCCCTCAATGCCCTCAAGGCACGGCAGACCCAGGCGCTCCCGGACAACTATGAGTCGGGGGAGCCGCCGCGCACGAGCCTGCTGGGTGAGGCGGTGGCCGAGGCGCTGCAAGCCCTGCCCGAGCCCCAGCGGCTGGTCTTGGTGCTGACGGTCTACGAGCAGTTTTCGCACAAAGAGGCGGCGGAGGCACTGGGCTGCACCGAGGTCAGCGC is a window encoding:
- a CDS encoding RNA polymerase sigma factor; its protein translation is MQQEASDEALMERAQSGDREAFATLYVRHRPALAAFLTRFTGSATLAEDLAQESFVRLWEARARFETRRKFRVWLYVAAKNLALNALKARQTQALPDNYESGEPPRTSLLGEAVAEALQALPEPQRLVLVLTVYEQFSHKEAAEALGCTEVSARVLAFRARQALKKRLAPLLEGEYETESI